Proteins encoded within one genomic window of Mycolicibacterium aubagnense:
- a CDS encoding TetR/AcrR family transcriptional regulator produces the protein MSITRTGRPRLHTQRRPGVTARDEILDAASELFTTLGYAGTSTRTIADSVGIRQASLYHYFKTKDDILCALLSQTVTPTLAFIATLTDATPTLTATEHLHALAAFDGDQLLSGNWNLGALYLLPEVRADRLEPFWSDRERLRLHYLAQSERVLERTAVHPAAADLPFRLVESLVNMWSVPHGPQRSELPMHVADAGVRVLGVLDAETPELRKRTRQVIELHTGDHQPA, from the coding sequence ATGTCGATCACCCGCACCGGACGACCTCGGCTACACACTCAGCGTCGCCCGGGCGTTACCGCGCGAGACGAAATACTCGATGCGGCAAGCGAATTGTTCACCACGTTGGGTTACGCAGGCACGTCGACGAGAACCATCGCCGACTCCGTCGGTATCAGACAGGCCTCGCTGTACCACTATTTCAAGACAAAGGACGACATCCTGTGTGCTCTGCTGAGCCAGACTGTCACGCCGACCCTGGCGTTCATCGCCACACTGACGGACGCGACCCCGACACTGACCGCGACTGAACACCTGCACGCCCTGGCGGCCTTCGACGGAGACCAATTGCTCAGTGGCAACTGGAATTTGGGGGCACTCTATTTGCTCCCCGAGGTGCGCGCCGACCGCCTGGAGCCGTTCTGGTCCGATCGCGAACGACTCCGGCTGCATTACCTGGCGCAGAGCGAAAGAGTGCTGGAGCGCACCGCCGTGCATCCAGCGGCCGCCGATCTACCGTTCCGGTTGGTCGAATCCCTGGTCAACATGTGGTCGGTGCCGCACGGCCCGCAGCGATCGGAATTGCCCATGCACGTCGCCGATGCCGGCGTGCGGGTGCTGGGTGTGCTCGACGCCGAGACACCCGAGTTGCGCAAGCGCACCAGGCAGGTCATCGAACTCCACACCGGCGATCATCAGCCGGCGTGA
- a CDS encoding YciI family protein, with translation MFHVLNITYTQPLDVVDQARPAHLEWLGKLVDERRILLAGRLESQGGAVLIASDMSAEDADALTASDPYVHAGVAAYERVSFNAGFRASGL, from the coding sequence GTGTTTCACGTACTGAACATCACGTATACCCAGCCCCTCGACGTCGTCGACCAGGCACGACCGGCGCATCTGGAATGGCTCGGGAAGCTGGTCGACGAGCGCCGCATCCTGCTCGCCGGCCGGCTGGAGTCGCAGGGTGGCGCCGTACTGATCGCCTCCGACATGTCGGCCGAGGACGCCGACGCGCTCACCGCCAGCGATCCCTACGTGCACGCGGGCGTGGCCGCCTATGAGCGGGTCAGCTTCAACGCCGGTTTCCGCGCGTCCGGGCTGTAG
- a CDS encoding NAD(P)-dependent alcohol dehydrogenase — MTTTISAYAATSATSPLTKTTIERRDVGPHDVAFDIKFAGICHSDIHTVKSEWGPANYPVVPGHEIAGVVTAVGSEVTKYKVGDHVGVGCFVDSCRECDNCHAGLQQYCTGKGGNIGTYNATGRDGTPTYGGYSTAIVVDENYVLRIPDSIPLDKAAPLLCAGITLYSPLRHWNAGPGKKVAIVGLGGLGHVGVKLAVAMGAEVTVLSQSLKKMEDGLRLGAHHYYATNDPETFRTLAGSFDLIINTVSANLNMGAYLNLLRADGTLVELGAPEKPLEVPVFPLIGMRRTLAGSLIGGIPETQEMLDFCAEHDVTPEIEVIEASYVNEAYERVIASDVRYRFVIDTATI; from the coding sequence ATGACCACGACCATTTCCGCCTACGCCGCGACCTCAGCGACCAGCCCGCTGACCAAGACCACCATCGAGCGCCGTGATGTCGGCCCGCACGACGTGGCTTTCGACATCAAGTTCGCCGGCATCTGTCACTCGGACATCCACACCGTCAAGTCCGAATGGGGCCCGGCCAACTACCCCGTCGTACCCGGCCATGAGATCGCCGGCGTGGTCACCGCGGTCGGCTCCGAGGTGACCAAGTACAAGGTCGGCGACCACGTCGGCGTCGGCTGCTTCGTCGACTCCTGCCGCGAGTGCGACAACTGCCACGCCGGCCTGCAGCAGTACTGCACCGGCAAGGGCGGCAACATCGGCACGTACAACGCCACCGGCCGGGACGGCACGCCCACCTACGGCGGCTACAGCACCGCCATCGTGGTCGACGAGAACTACGTGCTGCGCATCCCGGACAGCATTCCCCTCGACAAGGCCGCTCCCCTGCTCTGCGCCGGCATCACCCTGTACTCGCCGCTGCGGCACTGGAACGCCGGGCCGGGCAAGAAGGTCGCGATCGTCGGCCTCGGCGGCCTGGGCCACGTCGGCGTAAAGCTCGCCGTCGCCATGGGCGCCGAAGTCACAGTGTTGAGCCAGTCGCTCAAGAAGATGGAAGACGGCCTGCGCCTGGGCGCGCACCACTACTACGCCACCAATGACCCGGAGACGTTCCGGACGTTGGCCGGCAGCTTCGACCTGATCATCAACACGGTGTCGGCGAACCTGAACATGGGCGCCTACCTGAACCTGCTTCGGGCCGACGGCACGCTGGTCGAGCTCGGCGCGCCCGAGAAGCCGCTCGAAGTGCCGGTGTTCCCGCTGATCGGCATGCGTCGCACCTTGGCCGGTTCGCTGATCGGCGGCATTCCGGAGACCCAGGAGATGCTGGACTTCTGCGCCGAGCACGACGTGACCCCGGAGATCGAGGTCATCGAGGCGTCGTACGTCAACGAGGCGTACGAGCGCGTGATCGCCAGCGACGTGCGCTACCGCTTTGTGATCGACACCGCGACCATCTGA
- the nrdF gene encoding class 1b ribonucleoside-diphosphate reductase subunit beta translates to MKLIDRASAINWNRVQDEKDAEVWDRLTGNFWLPEKVPVSNDIPSWGTLTDSEKQLTMRVFTGLTLLDTIQGTVGAVSLIPDALTPHEQAVYTNIAFMESVHAKSYSNIFSTLCSTVEIDEAFRWSEENPNLQRKAEIVMKYYKGDEPLKRKVASTLLESFLFYSGFYLPMYWSSRAKLTNTADMIRLIIRDEAVHGYYIGYKYQRGLAMVDEAKRTELKDYTYELLFELYDNEVEYTQDLYDGVGLTEDVKKFLRYNANKALMNLGYEALFPRDETDVNPAILSALSPNADENHDFFSGSGSSYVIGKAVNTEDSDWDF, encoded by the coding sequence ATGAAGCTGATCGACCGGGCCTCCGCGATCAACTGGAACCGCGTGCAGGACGAGAAGGACGCGGAGGTCTGGGACCGTCTCACGGGCAACTTCTGGTTGCCGGAGAAGGTGCCGGTATCCAACGACATTCCGTCGTGGGGCACGCTGACCGACAGTGAAAAGCAGCTCACCATGCGCGTTTTCACGGGCCTGACGCTGCTGGACACCATCCAGGGCACCGTCGGCGCCGTCAGCCTGATCCCCGATGCGCTCACCCCGCACGAGCAGGCCGTCTACACCAACATCGCCTTCATGGAGTCGGTGCACGCGAAGAGCTACAGCAACATCTTCTCGACGCTGTGCTCGACCGTCGAGATCGACGAGGCGTTCCGCTGGTCGGAGGAGAACCCCAACCTGCAGCGCAAGGCCGAGATCGTCATGAAGTACTACAAGGGTGACGAGCCGCTGAAGCGCAAGGTGGCCTCGACACTGCTCGAGAGCTTCCTGTTCTACTCCGGCTTCTACCTGCCGATGTACTGGTCCTCGCGGGCCAAGCTCACCAACACCGCCGACATGATCCGGCTGATCATCCGTGACGAAGCGGTGCACGGCTACTACATCGGCTACAAGTACCAGCGCGGTCTGGCCATGGTCGACGAGGCCAAGCGGACCGAGCTCAAGGACTACACGTACGAGCTGTTGTTCGAGCTGTACGACAACGAGGTCGAGTACACGCAGGACCTGTACGACGGCGTCGGCCTCACCGAGGACGTCAAGAAGTTCCTGCGCTACAACGCCAACAAGGCACTGATGAACCTTGGCTACGAGGCACTGTTCCCGCGTGATGAGACCGACGTCAACCCGGCGATCTTGTCGGCGCTCTCCCCGAACGCCGACGAAAACCACGACTTCTTCTCAGGCTCGGGTAGCTCGTACGTGATCGGCAAGGCCGTCAACACCGAAGACTCGGACTGGGATTTCTAA
- a CDS encoding flavin-containing monooxygenase, producing the protein MTVEQSTGAQSAGTEVRTEPIITRAVIIGSGFSGLGMGIALRKQGFGAHDFLILEKADEVGGTWRDNTYPGCACDIPSHMYSFSFEPKADWTHMWSFQPEIFDYLKGVTDKHNLRRNIRFNTHVDRAHWDEGERRWHIYDDSGQEYVAQFLISGAGGLHIPSIPEIEGSDEFAGAAFHSAQWDHSVDLTGKRVAVIGTGASAIQIVPAIVDQVAELHLYQRTPAWVMPRPNNAFPEWMKDTFRRVPGTRALMRDAIYWIHEGVGFAMTKQPRLLKIGELLGKWNINRSIKDPELRRKLTPNYVAGCKRILNSDTYYRGIANPKTQVFTEGIERMTADGIVTRDGALHPVDVVVWCTGFHVTDSYTYVDIKGLGGEDLVDRWNREGMAAHRGITVSNMPNLFFLLGPNTALGHNSVVFMIESQIRYAAQAIAAADKAGAAALMPSRRAQDEYNAELQQNLAGTVWSTGGCHSWYMDEHGVNRTLWSGMTWQYWLETRKFQSTEYEFIR; encoded by the coding sequence ATGACGGTCGAGCAGTCAACTGGAGCGCAGTCCGCCGGCACGGAGGTTCGCACCGAGCCGATCATTACGCGGGCGGTGATCATCGGGTCCGGCTTCTCCGGGCTGGGCATGGGCATCGCGCTGCGCAAGCAAGGCTTCGGTGCACATGACTTCCTGATCCTGGAGAAGGCCGACGAGGTCGGCGGCACCTGGCGCGACAACACCTATCCGGGCTGCGCGTGTGACATCCCGTCGCACATGTACTCGTTCTCCTTCGAGCCGAAGGCGGACTGGACGCACATGTGGTCGTTCCAGCCGGAGATCTTCGACTACCTCAAAGGCGTCACCGACAAGCACAATCTTCGCCGGAACATCCGGTTCAACACGCATGTCGACCGCGCGCACTGGGACGAAGGTGAGCGGCGCTGGCACATCTACGACGACAGCGGCCAGGAGTACGTCGCCCAGTTCCTGATCTCCGGGGCCGGGGGTTTGCACATCCCGTCCATCCCCGAAATCGAAGGCAGCGACGAATTTGCCGGTGCCGCTTTCCATTCCGCGCAGTGGGATCACAGCGTCGACCTCACCGGCAAGCGCGTCGCGGTGATCGGTACCGGTGCCAGCGCCATCCAGATCGTGCCCGCGATCGTCGACCAGGTGGCCGAATTGCACCTGTACCAACGAACGCCCGCATGGGTTATGCCGCGTCCCAACAACGCATTTCCGGAGTGGATGAAGGACACCTTCCGCCGGGTACCGGGTACCCGGGCCCTCATGCGGGACGCCATCTACTGGATTCACGAAGGTGTCGGTTTCGCGATGACCAAGCAACCGCGACTACTCAAAATTGGCGAGCTGCTGGGCAAATGGAACATCAACCGCAGCATCAAAGACCCTGAACTGCGCCGCAAGCTGACCCCGAACTACGTGGCGGGCTGTAAGCGAATCCTGAACTCCGACACCTACTATCGCGGCATCGCCAACCCGAAGACTCAGGTCTTCACCGAGGGCATCGAGCGGATGACCGCGGACGGCATCGTCACCCGCGACGGCGCCCTGCATCCCGTCGACGTGGTGGTGTGGTGCACCGGTTTTCACGTCACCGACTCGTACACCTACGTCGACATCAAGGGCCTCGGGGGAGAGGACCTGGTCGACCGATGGAACCGCGAGGGCATGGCGGCCCACCGCGGCATCACGGTGTCGAACATGCCGAACCTGTTCTTCCTGCTGGGTCCGAACACCGCGCTGGGGCACAACTCGGTGGTGTTCATGATCGAGTCGCAGATCCGCTACGCCGCCCAGGCCATCGCCGCCGCCGACAAAGCAGGCGCGGCCGCGCTCATGCCGAGCCGGCGCGCACAGGACGAGTACAACGCCGAGTTGCAGCAGAATCTGGCCGGCACCGTGTGGAGCACCGGTGGTTGCCACAGCTGGTACATGGACGAGCATGGGGTCAATCGCACGCTGTGGAGTGGCATGACCTGGCAGTACTGGCTCGAGACCCGGAAGTTCCAGTCGACGGAGTACGAATTCATCCGTTGA
- a CDS encoding TetR/AcrR family transcriptional regulator, with protein sequence MQVKVTPPKGAPEKVDARSERWREHRLKVREEIVDAAFRAIDRLGPNVSVREIAEEAGTAKPKIYRHFADKSDMFSQIGERMRDMLWAAVIPSIDIENDSTGQIIGRAVEHYVDLVDQHPNVVRFLLQGRFADQSAAAMTTVNRGRDITLAIAAMISGELKDMDLDSSIFELAAFTLFGAAASATDWWLGGSDETPRRLPRDQFVAHMTTIMIGAINGTARLLGIRFDLDLPVHDAVRREESVADVSHQ encoded by the coding sequence GTGCAGGTGAAGGTCACGCCGCCCAAGGGTGCGCCGGAGAAAGTCGACGCGCGTAGCGAGCGGTGGCGCGAGCACCGGCTGAAGGTCCGCGAGGAGATCGTGGACGCCGCGTTCCGGGCCATCGACCGACTCGGCCCGAACGTCAGCGTGCGGGAGATCGCCGAAGAGGCCGGCACCGCCAAGCCCAAGATCTATCGGCACTTCGCCGACAAGTCCGACATGTTCTCGCAGATCGGCGAGCGCATGCGGGACATGTTGTGGGCGGCCGTCATTCCGTCCATCGACATCGAGAACGATTCGACCGGTCAGATCATCGGCCGCGCTGTCGAGCACTATGTGGACCTGGTGGACCAGCACCCCAACGTGGTGCGCTTCCTGCTACAGGGCCGGTTCGCCGACCAGTCCGCCGCCGCCATGACGACCGTCAACCGGGGCCGCGACATCACGCTGGCCATCGCCGCCATGATCAGCGGTGAGCTCAAGGACATGGACCTGGACTCCAGCATCTTCGAGCTGGCCGCGTTCACGCTGTTCGGCGCGGCGGCCTCGGCGACCGACTGGTGGCTCGGCGGGAGTGACGAGACTCCGCGCCGCCTGCCCCGCGACCAATTCGTCGCGCACATGACGACCATCATGATCGGCGCCATCAACGGCACTGCCAGGCTGCTCGGCATCCGGTTCGATCTGGACCTGCCGGTGCACGACGCGGTGCGCCGCGAAGAATCCGTGGCTGACGTCAGCCATCAGTAG
- a CDS encoding NAD(P)/FAD-dependent oxidoreductase, whose translation MAERYDIVVVGGGPAGSAAAWQAAQTGARVVVLDKATFPRDKPCGDGLTARGLSYLQKMGLAEQAATFHQINRVTVFSPHQWELSFPRRPGMPDHGCTVSRTRLDAMLLAHAAAAGAEVRQGAEVTGPERSDDGRVTGVVLKSGEIVRGDAVIAADGAYSPIKRALHIDSDYHGYSAIAIRAEMPANRPDSDSLDIHLQLQFNGDQLPGYGWVFPMGNGTFNIGLGYVNSYRNWQAINATRFLGDFLQTLPRDWELPPVDALRRNKSVRAWRLPMGFTAWPPWRPGVVFAGDALGAGKPASGAGISKALESGLAAGECAVAALMNGGPDDFTNYQQRIEASWGREYRRGRFFHKLAGIPRVAEAGRRAVDSRAFRDLLLKSLYKKAQSPSHT comes from the coding sequence ATGGCTGAGCGGTACGACATCGTCGTGGTCGGCGGAGGTCCGGCGGGATCGGCCGCCGCCTGGCAGGCCGCGCAGACCGGTGCGCGCGTCGTCGTGCTCGACAAGGCCACCTTCCCCCGCGACAAACCCTGTGGCGACGGACTGACCGCGCGCGGGCTCAGTTATCTGCAGAAGATGGGCCTCGCGGAACAGGCCGCGACGTTCCACCAGATCAATCGGGTGACGGTGTTCAGCCCGCACCAATGGGAGCTGTCGTTCCCGCGCCGGCCCGGGATGCCCGACCACGGCTGCACCGTCAGTCGGACGCGGTTGGATGCCATGCTGCTCGCGCACGCCGCTGCTGCGGGCGCCGAAGTACGCCAGGGCGCCGAGGTGACGGGCCCTGAACGCAGCGACGACGGCCGCGTCACCGGCGTGGTCCTCAAAAGCGGAGAGATCGTGCGCGGCGACGCCGTCATCGCCGCCGACGGCGCCTACTCCCCGATCAAACGGGCACTGCACATCGACTCGGACTACCACGGCTACTCGGCCATCGCGATCCGCGCCGAGATGCCGGCCAACCGCCCCGACTCCGATTCCCTGGACATACATCTCCAGCTGCAGTTCAACGGCGACCAGTTGCCCGGCTACGGCTGGGTATTCCCCATGGGCAACGGCACCTTCAACATCGGCCTGGGCTACGTCAACAGCTATCGGAATTGGCAGGCCATCAACGCAACTCGATTCCTCGGCGACTTTCTGCAGACGTTGCCGCGCGACTGGGAGCTGCCACCTGTCGACGCGTTGCGACGAAACAAGAGCGTCCGGGCCTGGCGGTTGCCCATGGGATTCACCGCATGGCCGCCGTGGCGGCCCGGAGTCGTGTTCGCCGGCGATGCGCTGGGCGCCGGGAAGCCCGCGTCCGGCGCGGGCATCTCGAAGGCGCTCGAATCCGGTTTGGCCGCAGGCGAATGCGCTGTCGCCGCGCTCATGAACGGCGGTCCCGACGACTTCACCAACTACCAGCAGCGAATCGAGGCGTCGTGGGGCCGCGAATACCGGCGCGGCCGCTTCTTTCACAAGCTGGCGGGCATCCCGCGAGTGGCCGAAGCGGGACGTCGGGCTGTGGACAGTCGCGCCTTCCGCGATCTACTGCTCAAGTCGCTGTACAAGAAGGCGCAGAGCCCCTCGCATACGTGA
- a CDS encoding helix-turn-helix domain-containing protein, whose product MSSAVDLDAVGQRLKSARESRGLTLDQVSELCGLSKAHLSRLESGERQASIGALVDLATVLGVRVSALLGEETEPSVLATFPAEVPRQSTGGLEIAVCSGYLGSKGIEALRVRVKPRRPASPPVQHRGEEWLYVVSGELNFEYDSVQYLISPGTAVHFDAARPHRMTARVVTEVLLVSSTDHAELSRIKH is encoded by the coding sequence ATGTCATCGGCAGTCGATCTCGACGCAGTCGGCCAGCGACTCAAGTCGGCCCGGGAGAGCCGCGGATTGACTCTCGATCAGGTCTCTGAACTGTGCGGGCTCTCCAAAGCCCATCTGTCCCGCCTGGAGTCCGGCGAGCGACAAGCCTCGATCGGCGCATTAGTAGATCTGGCAACAGTTTTGGGAGTTCGGGTCAGCGCGTTACTGGGCGAGGAAACCGAGCCGTCGGTACTTGCGACATTTCCGGCCGAAGTCCCCCGACAGTCGACCGGAGGACTCGAAATCGCCGTCTGCAGTGGATATCTCGGATCGAAAGGGATCGAAGCCCTCCGCGTCCGGGTCAAGCCGCGGCGGCCGGCCAGCCCTCCGGTCCAGCACCGCGGCGAGGAGTGGCTGTACGTCGTGAGCGGAGAGCTCAACTTCGAGTACGACAGCGTCCAGTATCTGATTTCACCAGGTACTGCAGTGCATTTCGACGCAGCACGACCACATCGGATGACCGCGCGCGTGGTGACCGAGGTACTACTGGTGTCATCCACCGACCACGCCGAGTTGAGCCGCATCAAGCACTAG
- a CDS encoding APC family permease, with protein sequence MAIAADLPPDSPATLRSAQSVSGVRAGALGFPTLLAQSVALISPTMTAVLIVPLAFSFAGNGTWLAYLFATIMLSFVVMNLNVFAGRSALPGSMYAYIGRGLGPRGGVLSGWTLLWSYGFIAIAGLAGFSIFVNQFLDAVGATFHVPAIAAFCISAALCWLVAYKDIRISSLLMLVLEGLSTALIIALCLTVLAKHGTMVDTQQLHLHGVGVSGITLAVVICIFSLVGFESATALGGEAKNPLHNVPRAVRWSLVIAGLFFVFVSYVEVIGASSHNLQLADLDAPLSTLSDAYQVGFLKAPICLGAILSFYSLTLSCVNAGSRILLPMAQHGMLSRHVGSIHSQNRTPHIAVSVYSLLVLGIICVMQIFTDPLTTFGDAGTLAAFGFLLAYFMVSVAAPVYLRKRGQLTGKNITISALALACLLVPTIGSFYPLPPVPVRYFPYYFLVYMLAGLAWLTVVSRRRPTILGEIEADLEASVDTWTTPPGTAGEARRESPESDSAGRQAWAT encoded by the coding sequence ATGGCCATAGCAGCGGATCTACCGCCTGACAGTCCCGCCACATTGCGATCCGCCCAGTCGGTCTCCGGCGTGCGCGCCGGGGCGTTGGGATTTCCGACTCTGCTGGCTCAATCGGTGGCGTTGATCTCACCCACCATGACAGCGGTACTCATTGTGCCGCTGGCATTCTCGTTCGCCGGCAACGGAACCTGGCTGGCATACCTCTTCGCAACGATCATGCTGTCCTTCGTGGTGATGAACCTCAACGTATTCGCCGGCCGGTCGGCGCTACCCGGGTCGATGTACGCCTATATCGGTCGCGGCTTGGGCCCGCGTGGCGGCGTGTTGTCGGGTTGGACGTTGCTGTGGTCGTACGGTTTCATCGCGATCGCGGGTCTCGCCGGCTTTTCCATCTTTGTCAATCAATTCCTCGACGCGGTCGGTGCGACCTTCCACGTTCCGGCAATCGCCGCGTTCTGCATCAGCGCCGCACTGTGTTGGTTGGTCGCATATAAGGACATTCGCATTTCGTCGCTCCTCATGCTGGTGCTGGAGGGCCTTTCCACCGCACTCATCATTGCGCTGTGCCTGACCGTGCTGGCGAAACACGGCACCATGGTGGACACGCAGCAGCTACACCTTCACGGAGTGGGTGTCAGCGGAATCACCCTTGCCGTCGTCATCTGCATATTCAGCCTGGTCGGCTTCGAGAGCGCCACTGCATTGGGTGGCGAGGCAAAGAACCCGCTACACAACGTTCCGCGCGCAGTGCGATGGAGCCTGGTGATTGCGGGGCTGTTCTTTGTGTTCGTCAGCTACGTCGAAGTCATCGGCGCCAGCTCTCACAACCTTCAGCTCGCGGACCTGGACGCACCGCTGTCGACACTGTCCGACGCCTACCAGGTCGGGTTCCTCAAGGCACCGATCTGCCTCGGCGCCATCTTGAGCTTCTATTCGCTCACGCTGTCGTGTGTCAATGCCGGGTCACGCATCCTGTTGCCGATGGCACAGCACGGAATGCTCAGCCGGCACGTCGGAAGCATTCACTCGCAGAATCGAACACCCCACATCGCGGTCAGCGTCTACAGCCTGCTGGTGCTCGGAATCATCTGTGTGATGCAGATTTTCACCGATCCGCTGACCACCTTCGGAGACGCCGGAACATTGGCGGCGTTCGGCTTCCTATTGGCCTATTTCATGGTCTCTGTCGCGGCGCCGGTGTACTTGCGCAAGCGCGGTCAGCTCACCGGCAAGAACATAACGATTTCGGCTCTCGCGTTGGCCTGCCTACTCGTCCCGACCATCGGCAGTTTCTATCCGCTCCCACCGGTACCGGTGCGGTACTTCCCCTACTACTTCCTGGTCTACATGCTGGCCGGCTTGGCGTGGCTCACCGTTGTGAGCCGGCGCCGGCCAACCATCCTCGGGGAGATCGAGGCGGACCTGGAAGCGAGTGTGGACACCTGGACCACACCGCCGGGCACCGCCGGCGAGGCTCGGCGAGAATCCCCCGAGTCAGACAGCGCTGGACGCCAAGCGTGGGCTACCTGA
- a CDS encoding LysR family substrate-binding domain-containing protein, with protein MAPSYSTLSLTLGYVPGGTPAKWARIWAERHREVPLILHAVAAADAAEAVRSGTVDVALLRLPADTAGLAIIPLYEETTVAVVPADHLLTAVDEIAAADLDGEPVLIPLDHVVSWADAPGIPVDHRPETTEDAIELVAAGMGALIVPQSLARLYHRKDLTYRPITDAPTCPVALAFPEGPQPELVDEFIGIVRGRKASSSRGQAEPTPKRSAREKTLAKQAARAAAGKGARKPGPAKRGRR; from the coding sequence GTGGCACCGTCCTATTCGACGCTCTCCCTGACTCTCGGCTACGTCCCCGGCGGGACGCCCGCGAAGTGGGCGCGGATTTGGGCCGAGCGCCACCGCGAAGTTCCGTTGATCCTGCACGCCGTCGCTGCGGCGGACGCGGCCGAGGCAGTGCGGTCCGGCACCGTCGACGTGGCACTGCTCCGGCTGCCGGCCGATACGGCGGGGCTGGCCATCATCCCCCTCTATGAGGAGACGACGGTGGCGGTGGTGCCGGCCGATCACCTCCTGACGGCCGTCGACGAGATCGCCGCCGCGGACCTCGACGGTGAGCCGGTTCTCATCCCGCTCGATCACGTCGTCTCGTGGGCGGACGCTCCCGGTATCCCGGTCGACCATCGGCCCGAGACCACCGAAGACGCGATCGAACTCGTCGCCGCTGGGATGGGTGCGCTGATCGTGCCCCAGTCGCTGGCGCGGCTGTATCACCGCAAGGACCTCACCTACCGCCCGATCACCGATGCACCGACGTGCCCCGTGGCCCTGGCCTTCCCGGAGGGACCGCAGCCGGAACTGGTCGATGAGTTCATCGGCATCGTTCGGGGCCGCAAGGCCAGCTCGTCACGTGGCCAAGCCGAGCCGACGCCGAAACGCAGCGCTCGGGAGAAGACTCTCGCGAAGCAGGCCGCTCGGGCAGCGGCGGGCAAGGGCGCCCGGAAGCCGGGTCCGGCCAAGCGCGGCCGACGCTGA
- a CDS encoding DUF5997 family protein: MSRPNAQSMKPATAAKKLDVYLPATPAEFQENAITRAELAALQADPPEWLKDLRKNGPHPKNLVAAKLGISIAGLARGGVEKALTTEQIEQLLEELPDWLVIERESYQQVLREQRRVKALHADQAREA, encoded by the coding sequence ATGAGCAGGCCCAACGCACAGTCCATGAAACCCGCCACCGCGGCGAAGAAGCTGGACGTGTACTTGCCCGCGACGCCTGCGGAGTTCCAGGAGAACGCGATCACCCGCGCCGAGCTCGCCGCGCTGCAGGCCGACCCGCCGGAGTGGCTCAAAGACCTCCGCAAGAACGGGCCGCACCCCAAGAACCTGGTGGCGGCCAAGCTGGGCATCTCGATCGCCGGCCTCGCCCGCGGTGGCGTCGAGAAGGCACTGACCACCGAACAGATCGAGCAGCTGCTCGAAGAATTGCCCGACTGGCTGGTCATCGAACGTGAGAGCTACCAGCAGGTGTTGCGCGAACAGCGGCGTGTCAAAGCGCTGCACGCAGATCAGGCGCGCGAAGCGTGA
- a CDS encoding exodeoxyribonuclease III: MADTPNPSLGIATFNVNGIRAARRRGFDAWLAGRGLDVVALQELRCPPEEVGAFDGYRAAIDCGSIPGRNGVAILTREAPADVRTWASHPPRTRGLGAHAHEGRYLEVDLADRPLTVACLYLPKGGLPAHLQRPGTMRDTPDGGAKYDRKMRFLDAFARELSRNRRAALAAGREFLLLGDLNLAHLPHDVTNWRPAQKMEGFLPEERAWLDAQIGPRTLVDVVRTLHGDRPGPLSWWSWAGESFVKDVGWRIDHHLATPRLARTAVSVTVDKEPEPGARLSDHAPVVVRYAFP; this comes from the coding sequence ATGGCTGACACTCCAAACCCTTCGCTGGGCATCGCCACGTTCAACGTCAACGGGATCCGGGCGGCACGCCGTCGCGGCTTCGACGCCTGGCTCGCCGGGCGGGGGCTCGACGTGGTGGCCCTGCAGGAGTTGCGCTGCCCACCCGAGGAGGTCGGCGCGTTCGACGGTTATCGCGCGGCAATCGACTGCGGCTCGATCCCGGGCCGCAACGGCGTCGCGATCCTGACCCGCGAAGCACCGGCGGACGTGCGGACCTGGGCCTCACACCCGCCGCGCACCCGGGGCCTCGGGGCCCATGCGCACGAGGGACGGTACCTCGAGGTCGACCTCGCGGACCGTCCGCTTACGGTGGCGTGCCTCTACCTGCCAAAGGGCGGCCTGCCCGCGCACCTGCAGCGGCCCGGCACCATGCGCGACACCCCTGACGGCGGCGCCAAGTATGACCGGAAGATGCGCTTCCTCGATGCGTTCGCGCGTGAACTGAGCCGGAACCGCCGGGCGGCGCTCGCGGCCGGCCGCGAGTTCCTGCTGCTCGGCGACCTGAACCTGGCTCATCTTCCGCACGACGTGACCAATTGGCGGCCCGCACAGAAAATGGAGGGCTTCCTCCCCGAGGAACGCGCCTGGCTGGACGCACAGATTGGGCCGCGCACGCTCGTCGACGTGGTCCGGACGCTGCACGGCGATCGCCCTGGGCCGCTGTCCTGGTGGAGTTGGGCCGGCGAGTCGTTCGTCAAAGACGTGGGCTGGCGGATCGATCACCACCTCGCCACGCCGCGGCTCGCGCGGACCGCCGTTTCGGTGACCGTCGACAAGGAACCCGAACCCGGCGCGCGGCTGTCCGACCACGCGCCCGTGGTCGTACGGTATGCGTTCCCCTGA